One region of Chanodichthys erythropterus isolate Z2021 chromosome 24, ASM2448905v1, whole genome shotgun sequence genomic DNA includes:
- the zgc:101783 gene encoding protein FAM3C isoform X1 — protein sequence MLYIRKVGPFVVHRRQKEKKKFKFFFMVAGLVISVSLFLKLLQMSPELTVSKLLEKSLEGTVFDQLKPDDHNDDGPKSKCGLSKPCPGEDFAFKLYSGATNMVGPQICFDGKMIIQKETRGNWLGINIAVINEDTGEHVKTGSFNMWNGKVEELIEFLKSIEDGSFVLIATFDDPATKLNDEARALIAELGSSYISQIKFRDNWLFVGGKKTINQVTYEEHIKNDRETNKYETWPEMIEMEGCIPRLD from the exons aaaaatttaaattttttttcatgGTGGCTGGCCTCGTAATATCCGTAAGCCTTTTCCTTAAACTCCTGCAGATGAGTCCTGAATTAACAGTATCAAAATTATTGG AAAAGTCTTTGGAGGGAACAGTTTTTGATCAGTTGAAACCTGATGATCACAATGATGATG GTCCTAAAAGCAAATGTGGCCTCTCAAAACCATGTCCTGGAGAAGATTTTGCCTTTAAGCTTTACAGCGGCGCAACTAACATGGTTGGACCACAAATATGCTTTGATGGAAAAAT GATAATACAGAAGGAAACGCGAGGTAATTGGCTGGGAATTAATATTGCTGTCATCAATG AAGATACAGGTGAACACGTCAAAACTGGCAGCTTCAATATGTGGAACGGAA AGGTTGAGGAGTTGATAGAGTTTCTGAAGTCAATCGAGGATGGTTCTTTTGTGTTGATAGCCACTTTTGATGATCCAGCCACAAA ACTTAATGATGAAGCAAGGGCACTTATTGCAGAGCTTGGCAGTTCATATATTTCCCAAATCAAATTCAGAGATAACTGGCTCTTTGTGGGAGGGAAGAAAACCATAAACCAAGTTACTTATGAGGAG CACATTAAGAATGACAGGGAAACTAATAAGTATGAAACCTGGCCAGAAATGATCGAGATGGAAGGTTGCATACCAAGATTAGActaa
- the LOC137015489 gene encoding E3 ubiquitin-protein ligase Hakai isoform X3, with translation MCRSRCFVMRKNVWKIEFNLSFGVTNIKGPFWIKSCSQYHVTGCDIIQTSAKGHMVMKQKPFSYNQEERFECKSGDAYGNQRRFPQPIFWDYKLNLVGVKDDTPVHFCDKCGLPIQIYGRMIPCKHVFCYDCAVHYEKKCEKMCPGCTDPVQRIEQCQRGSLFMCNIVQGCKRTYLSQRDLQAHINHRHMRASKAGSSRPDPPQASDPPDRFRLLPPPHLSKSHPLIPSPLQGHDTYNHPPPSSPSDLGPSQRNLPPETFRIATVSTRKHSNLITVPIQDDSGSLGPSPREPHPQTPPGLPPHHHPGDYSSQPVVSHPHHIMPPPQQPHYRPPPPPPPPLSIPMQHPPQGSATPHMVYNQAPPMSTPPPPGHIISQMPPYMNHPPPGPIPPVNAPPPHHYNPNSMQQDQGTLSPPFTQPGGMSPGMWPNPRGPHPPRMQGPPPQGQMPGPHHHEQSRYRPYYQ, from the exons atgtgtagaagtcgttgctttgttatgagaaagaatgtctggaaaattgaatttaatttgtcatttggagtaaccaatataaagggaccattttggatcaagtcatgcagtcaatatcatgtgacaggatgtgacatcattcagacatcTGCAAAGggtcacatggtcatgaagcaaa AGCCTTTCAGCTATAACCAAGAGGAAAGATTTGAGTGTAAATCTGGAGATGCTTATGGAAACCAACGCAGATTCCCTCAGCCAATCTTCTGGGATTATAAG CTCAACTTGGTAGGAGTAAAAGATGACACTCCAgttcatttttgtgacaagtgtgGCCTACCCATACAGATCTATGGGCGAATG aTTCCCTGTAAGCATGTTTTCTGCTATGATTGTGCAGTGCACTACgagaagaaatgtgaaaagaTGTGCCCTGG CTGCACAGACCCTGTCCAGCGCATCGAGCAGTGCCAGCGCGGCTCCCTCTTCATGTGCAACATTGTGCAGGGCTGCAAACGCACCTACCTCTCACAACGAGACCTTCAGGCCCACATCAACCATCGCCACATGAGGGCCAGCAAGGCCGGAAGCTCTCGCCCAGATCCGCCACAGGCCTCTGACCCACCAGACCGCTTTAGGTTGCTGCCACCTCCCCACCTGTCTAAATCACACCCTCTCATTCCTTCCCCACTGCAAGGCCACGATACCTACAACCATCCACCTCCATCCTCACCCTCCGATCTGGGGCCTTCCCAACGCAACCTCCCTCCGGAGACCTTCCGGATTGCCACGGTGTCTACACGGAAGCATAGCAACCTCATCACAGTGCCCATTCAAGATGATTCGGGGAGCTTGGGCCCCTCTCCCCGTGAGCCCCACCCACAGACACCTCCAGGCTTGCCGCCACACCATCACCCTGGTGATTACTCCAGCCAACCAGTGGTGTCCCACCCGCATCACATAATGCCTCCACCACAACAACCACATTACAGACCTCCGCCACCCCCACCGCCCCCTCTCAGCATTCCCATGCAGCACCCGCCGCAAGGCTCGGCCACACCTCACATGGTTTACAACCAGGCACCTCCAATGTCAACACCCCCTCCACCTGGACACATCATCAGCCAGATGCCACCCTACATGAATCACCCTCCACCAGGTCCGATTCCCCCGGTCAATGCCCCCCCTCCGCATCACTACAACCCAAACTCAATGCAACAGGACCAAGGCACTCTTAGCCCGCCTTTTACCCAACCAGGTGGCATGAGCCCGGGGATGTGGCCCAATCCACGTGGACCCCACCCGCCCCGCATGCAGGGGCCACCACCACAAGGACAGATGCCAGGACCTCACCACCATGAGCAGTCACGATATAGACCATATTACCAGTAG
- the LOC137015489 gene encoding E3 ubiquitin-protein ligase Hakai isoform X4, with product MDQNDNDLQGTDGSGSLGGLDVRRQIPIKLLSKQTVRGKPPTRPQRPTTRLHSKSEEEPFSYNQEERFECKSGDAYGNQRRFPQPIFWDYKLNLVGVKDDTPVHFCDKCGLPIQIYGRMIPCKHVFCYDCAVHYEKKCEKMCPGCTDPVQRIEQCQRGSLFMCNIVQGCKRTYLSQRDLQAHINHRHMRASKAGSSRPDPPQASDPPDRFRLLPPPHLSKSHPLIPSPLQGHDTYNHPPPSSPSDLGPSQRNLPPETFRIATVSTRKHSNLITVPIQDDSGSLGPSPREPHPQTPPGLPPHHHPGDYSSQPVVSHPHHIMPPPQQPHYRPPPPPPPPLSIPMQHPPQGSATPHMVYNQAPPMSTPPPPGHIISQMPPYMNHPPPGPIPPVNAPPPHHYNPNSMQQDQGTLSPPFTQPGGMSPGMWPNPRGPHPPRMQGPPPQGQMPGPHHHEQSRYRPYYQ from the exons ATGGACCAAAATG ATAATGACCTTCAAGGAACTGATGGCTCGGGATCCCTTGGAGGTCTTGATGTTCGCAGACAGATCCCAATCAAGTTATTGTCTAAACAGACGGTAAGAGGCAAGCCGCCCACCCGACCTCAGCGTCCCACCACCAGACTGCACTCAAAAAGTGAAGAAG AGCCTTTCAGCTATAACCAAGAGGAAAGATTTGAGTGTAAATCTGGAGATGCTTATGGAAACCAACGCAGATTCCCTCAGCCAATCTTCTGGGATTATAAG CTCAACTTGGTAGGAGTAAAAGATGACACTCCAgttcatttttgtgacaagtgtgGCCTACCCATACAGATCTATGGGCGAATG aTTCCCTGTAAGCATGTTTTCTGCTATGATTGTGCAGTGCACTACgagaagaaatgtgaaaagaTGTGCCCTGG CTGCACAGACCCTGTCCAGCGCATCGAGCAGTGCCAGCGCGGCTCCCTCTTCATGTGCAACATTGTGCAGGGCTGCAAACGCACCTACCTCTCACAACGAGACCTTCAGGCCCACATCAACCATCGCCACATGAGGGCCAGCAAGGCCGGAAGCTCTCGCCCAGATCCGCCACAGGCCTCTGACCCACCAGACCGCTTTAGGTTGCTGCCACCTCCCCACCTGTCTAAATCACACCCTCTCATTCCTTCCCCACTGCAAGGCCACGATACCTACAACCATCCACCTCCATCCTCACCCTCCGATCTGGGGCCTTCCCAACGCAACCTCCCTCCGGAGACCTTCCGGATTGCCACGGTGTCTACACGGAAGCATAGCAACCTCATCACAGTGCCCATTCAAGATGATTCGGGGAGCTTGGGCCCCTCTCCCCGTGAGCCCCACCCACAGACACCTCCAGGCTTGCCGCCACACCATCACCCTGGTGATTACTCCAGCCAACCAGTGGTGTCCCACCCGCATCACATAATGCCTCCACCACAACAACCACATTACAGACCTCCGCCACCCCCACCGCCCCCTCTCAGCATTCCCATGCAGCACCCGCCGCAAGGCTCGGCCACACCTCACATGGTTTACAACCAGGCACCTCCAATGTCAACACCCCCTCCACCTGGACACATCATCAGCCAGATGCCACCCTACATGAATCACCCTCCACCAGGTCCGATTCCCCCGGTCAATGCCCCCCCTCCGCATCACTACAACCCAAACTCAATGCAACAGGACCAAGGCACTCTTAGCCCGCCTTTTACCCAACCAGGTGGCATGAGCCCGGGGATGTGGCCCAATCCACGTGGACCCCACCCGCCCCGCATGCAGGGGCCACCACCACAAGGACAGATGCCAGGACCTCACCACCATGAGCAGTCACGATATAGACCATATTACCAGTAG
- the LOC137015489 gene encoding E3 ubiquitin-protein ligase Hakai isoform X2: MDQNDNDLQGTDGSGSLGGLDVRRQIPIKLLSKQTVRGKPPTRPQRPTTRLHSKSEEEPFSYNQEERFECKSGDAYGNQRRFPQPIFWDYKLNLVGVKDDTPVHFCDKCGLPIQIYGRMIPCKHVFCYDCAVHYEKKCEKMCPGLSLYSCTDPVQRIEQCQRGSLFMCNIVQGCKRTYLSQRDLQAHINHRHMRASKAGSSRPDPPQASDPPDRFRLLPPPHLSKSHPLIPSPLQGHDTYNHPPPSSPSDLGPSQRNLPPETFRIATVSTRKHSNLITVPIQDDSGSLGPSPREPHPQTPPGLPPHHHPGDYSSQPVVSHPHHIMPPPQQPHYRPPPPPPPPLSIPMQHPPQGSATPHMVYNQAPPMSTPPPPGHIISQMPPYMNHPPPGPIPPVNAPPPHHYNPNSMQQDQGTLSPPFTQPGGMSPGMWPNPRGPHPPRMQGPPPQGQMPGPHHHEQSRYRPYYQ; encoded by the exons ATGGACCAAAATG ATAATGACCTTCAAGGAACTGATGGCTCGGGATCCCTTGGAGGTCTTGATGTTCGCAGACAGATCCCAATCAAGTTATTGTCTAAACAGACGGTAAGAGGCAAGCCGCCCACCCGACCTCAGCGTCCCACCACCAGACTGCACTCAAAAAGTGAAGAAG AGCCTTTCAGCTATAACCAAGAGGAAAGATTTGAGTGTAAATCTGGAGATGCTTATGGAAACCAACGCAGATTCCCTCAGCCAATCTTCTGGGATTATAAG CTCAACTTGGTAGGAGTAAAAGATGACACTCCAgttcatttttgtgacaagtgtgGCCTACCCATACAGATCTATGGGCGAATG aTTCCCTGTAAGCATGTTTTCTGCTATGATTGTGCAGTGCACTACgagaagaaatgtgaaaagaTGTGCCCTGG TTTGTCCCTCTACAGCTGCACAGACCCTGTCCAGCGCATCGAGCAGTGCCAGCGCGGCTCCCTCTTCATGTGCAACATTGTGCAGGGCTGCAAACGCACCTACCTCTCACAACGAGACCTTCAGGCCCACATCAACCATCGCCACATGAGGGCCAGCAAGGCCGGAAGCTCTCGCCCAGATCCGCCACAGGCCTCTGACCCACCAGACCGCTTTAGGTTGCTGCCACCTCCCCACCTGTCTAAATCACACCCTCTCATTCCTTCCCCACTGCAAGGCCACGATACCTACAACCATCCACCTCCATCCTCACCCTCCGATCTGGGGCCTTCCCAACGCAACCTCCCTCCGGAGACCTTCCGGATTGCCACGGTGTCTACACGGAAGCATAGCAACCTCATCACAGTGCCCATTCAAGATGATTCGGGGAGCTTGGGCCCCTCTCCCCGTGAGCCCCACCCACAGACACCTCCAGGCTTGCCGCCACACCATCACCCTGGTGATTACTCCAGCCAACCAGTGGTGTCCCACCCGCATCACATAATGCCTCCACCACAACAACCACATTACAGACCTCCGCCACCCCCACCGCCCCCTCTCAGCATTCCCATGCAGCACCCGCCGCAAGGCTCGGCCACACCTCACATGGTTTACAACCAGGCACCTCCAATGTCAACACCCCCTCCACCTGGACACATCATCAGCCAGATGCCACCCTACATGAATCACCCTCCACCAGGTCCGATTCCCCCGGTCAATGCCCCCCCTCCGCATCACTACAACCCAAACTCAATGCAACAGGACCAAGGCACTCTTAGCCCGCCTTTTACCCAACCAGGTGGCATGAGCCCGGGGATGTGGCCCAATCCACGTGGACCCCACCCGCCCCGCATGCAGGGGCCACCACCACAAGGACAGATGCCAGGACCTCACCACCATGAGCAGTCACGATATAGACCATATTACCAGTAG
- the LOC137015489 gene encoding E3 ubiquitin-protein ligase Hakai isoform X1 gives MCRSRCFVMRKNVWKIEFNLSFGVTNIKGPFWIKSCSQYHVTGCDIIQTSAKGHMVMKQKPFSYNQEERFECKSGDAYGNQRRFPQPIFWDYKLNLVGVKDDTPVHFCDKCGLPIQIYGRMIPCKHVFCYDCAVHYEKKCEKMCPGLSLYSCTDPVQRIEQCQRGSLFMCNIVQGCKRTYLSQRDLQAHINHRHMRASKAGSSRPDPPQASDPPDRFRLLPPPHLSKSHPLIPSPLQGHDTYNHPPPSSPSDLGPSQRNLPPETFRIATVSTRKHSNLITVPIQDDSGSLGPSPREPHPQTPPGLPPHHHPGDYSSQPVVSHPHHIMPPPQQPHYRPPPPPPPPLSIPMQHPPQGSATPHMVYNQAPPMSTPPPPGHIISQMPPYMNHPPPGPIPPVNAPPPHHYNPNSMQQDQGTLSPPFTQPGGMSPGMWPNPRGPHPPRMQGPPPQGQMPGPHHHEQSRYRPYYQ, from the exons atgtgtagaagtcgttgctttgttatgagaaagaatgtctggaaaattgaatttaatttgtcatttggagtaaccaatataaagggaccattttggatcaagtcatgcagtcaatatcatgtgacaggatgtgacatcattcagacatcTGCAAAGggtcacatggtcatgaagcaaa AGCCTTTCAGCTATAACCAAGAGGAAAGATTTGAGTGTAAATCTGGAGATGCTTATGGAAACCAACGCAGATTCCCTCAGCCAATCTTCTGGGATTATAAG CTCAACTTGGTAGGAGTAAAAGATGACACTCCAgttcatttttgtgacaagtgtgGCCTACCCATACAGATCTATGGGCGAATG aTTCCCTGTAAGCATGTTTTCTGCTATGATTGTGCAGTGCACTACgagaagaaatgtgaaaagaTGTGCCCTGG TTTGTCCCTCTACAGCTGCACAGACCCTGTCCAGCGCATCGAGCAGTGCCAGCGCGGCTCCCTCTTCATGTGCAACATTGTGCAGGGCTGCAAACGCACCTACCTCTCACAACGAGACCTTCAGGCCCACATCAACCATCGCCACATGAGGGCCAGCAAGGCCGGAAGCTCTCGCCCAGATCCGCCACAGGCCTCTGACCCACCAGACCGCTTTAGGTTGCTGCCACCTCCCCACCTGTCTAAATCACACCCTCTCATTCCTTCCCCACTGCAAGGCCACGATACCTACAACCATCCACCTCCATCCTCACCCTCCGATCTGGGGCCTTCCCAACGCAACCTCCCTCCGGAGACCTTCCGGATTGCCACGGTGTCTACACGGAAGCATAGCAACCTCATCACAGTGCCCATTCAAGATGATTCGGGGAGCTTGGGCCCCTCTCCCCGTGAGCCCCACCCACAGACACCTCCAGGCTTGCCGCCACACCATCACCCTGGTGATTACTCCAGCCAACCAGTGGTGTCCCACCCGCATCACATAATGCCTCCACCACAACAACCACATTACAGACCTCCGCCACCCCCACCGCCCCCTCTCAGCATTCCCATGCAGCACCCGCCGCAAGGCTCGGCCACACCTCACATGGTTTACAACCAGGCACCTCCAATGTCAACACCCCCTCCACCTGGACACATCATCAGCCAGATGCCACCCTACATGAATCACCCTCCACCAGGTCCGATTCCCCCGGTCAATGCCCCCCCTCCGCATCACTACAACCCAAACTCAATGCAACAGGACCAAGGCACTCTTAGCCCGCCTTTTACCCAACCAGGTGGCATGAGCCCGGGGATGTGGCCCAATCCACGTGGACCCCACCCGCCCCGCATGCAGGGGCCACCACCACAAGGACAGATGCCAGGACCTCACCACCATGAGCAGTCACGATATAGACCATATTACCAGTAG
- the zgc:101783 gene encoding protein FAM3C isoform X2, which produces MLYIRKEKFKFFFMVAGLVISVSLFLKLLQMSPELTVSKLLEKSLEGTVFDQLKPDDHNDDGPKSKCGLSKPCPGEDFAFKLYSGATNMVGPQICFDGKMIIQKETRGNWLGINIAVINEDTGEHVKTGSFNMWNGKVEELIEFLKSIEDGSFVLIATFDDPATKLNDEARALIAELGSSYISQIKFRDNWLFVGGKKTINQVTYEEHIKNDRETNKYETWPEMIEMEGCIPRLD; this is translated from the exons aaaaatttaaattttttttcatgGTGGCTGGCCTCGTAATATCCGTAAGCCTTTTCCTTAAACTCCTGCAGATGAGTCCTGAATTAACAGTATCAAAATTATTGG AAAAGTCTTTGGAGGGAACAGTTTTTGATCAGTTGAAACCTGATGATCACAATGATGATG GTCCTAAAAGCAAATGTGGCCTCTCAAAACCATGTCCTGGAGAAGATTTTGCCTTTAAGCTTTACAGCGGCGCAACTAACATGGTTGGACCACAAATATGCTTTGATGGAAAAAT GATAATACAGAAGGAAACGCGAGGTAATTGGCTGGGAATTAATATTGCTGTCATCAATG AAGATACAGGTGAACACGTCAAAACTGGCAGCTTCAATATGTGGAACGGAA AGGTTGAGGAGTTGATAGAGTTTCTGAAGTCAATCGAGGATGGTTCTTTTGTGTTGATAGCCACTTTTGATGATCCAGCCACAAA ACTTAATGATGAAGCAAGGGCACTTATTGCAGAGCTTGGCAGTTCATATATTTCCCAAATCAAATTCAGAGATAACTGGCTCTTTGTGGGAGGGAAGAAAACCATAAACCAAGTTACTTATGAGGAG CACATTAAGAATGACAGGGAAACTAATAAGTATGAAACCTGGCCAGAAATGATCGAGATGGAAGGTTGCATACCAAGATTAGActaa